The Deltaproteobacteria bacterium genome segment CGACGGTGCGCTCGGTCAAGGTTTGCTCTACGAAACCATGAACATGGCGTCGCTCTGGAAGCTGCCGGTGATCTACGTCTGCGAGAACAATCTGTACAACGAGTACACGCACTACAGTGAAACCACCGCCGGCGAAGTTACTGGCCGCGCTAAGGCCTTCGGCATTCACGTCGAATCGCTGGACGGCCAGGACGTGCGCGCGCTCCACGCCACGGCGCAAAAACTAGTCGAGCGCGCCCGCCGCGGCGACGGCCCGGCGTTTTTGGAGTGCAGAACCTACCGCTTCCACGGCCACCACATCGGCGACATCGACCGCGCCTACTACCGATCCAAAAAAGAAGAGGAAGAGTGGAAGACCCAGCGCGACCCGGTGAAGCTGCTCGCCGCCTGGCTTGAGAAGAATAAATTGGCGGACAGCAAGTTATTCCAGCGCATCGAAAACGAAGTCGCCACGGAAATCAAAGACGCCGTAAACTTCGCCCTCAATGCGCCGTATCCGGCCGCGGATGAAGTGGATCAGCATGTGTACGCGTGAGAAGTGAAGAGTGAACAGTTGTGGAGGAAAAATGAACAGAAGAACCGCCATCCGGCAATTGACAACTTTTTTTCTGACTACTGCTTCTCTCGCCGAGGCGCAGCAGCCGAAGAAAGTCCCGCGGATAGGTTATCTAGCGGCCG includes the following:
- a CDS encoding thiamine pyrophosphate-dependent dehydrogenase E1 component subunit alpha, with the translated sequence MPRTTKQPAKKSAKTLSAVKDERWLRFYRQMLKIRLFEEEVNQLYLGAKMPGLAHLYIGEEAVAVGVCEALRLDDYITSTHRGHGHCIAKGAALDRMFAELLGKEAGYCRGKGGSMHIADQDTGNLGANAIVGGSAGIATGAAMSIKMRKSDQVAVCFFGDGALGQGLLYETMNMASLWKLPVIYVCENNLYNEYTHYSETTAGEVTGRAKAFGIHVESLDGQDVRALHATAQKLVERARRGDGPAFLECRTYRFHGHHIGDIDRAYYRSKKEEEEWKTQRDPVKLLAAWLEKNKLADSKLFQRIENEVATEIKDAVNFALNAPYPAADEVDQHVYA